In the Quercus lobata isolate SW786 chromosome 5, ValleyOak3.0 Primary Assembly, whole genome shotgun sequence genome, one interval contains:
- the LOC115988606 gene encoding beta-glucosidase 45-like isoform X2, which translates to MTSLGVNSYRFSISWARILPKGKLGNVNLDGINFYNKLIDGLLHKGIQPFVTLTHFDIPQELEEKYGGWLSPKSQEEFAYFAEICFKFFGDRVKYWATFNEPNCQVIMGYRTGEFPPSRCSGPFGNCTHGDSEREPFVAAHNIILAHAAAVQNYRTKFQKEQEGSIGIVLHAAWFEPISNSTPDKLAAERAQSFFLNWFLDPIIFRDYPAEMKEILGSILPEFSNNDREMLKNGLDFIGINQYTSYYVQDCISSICEPGPGVTKTEGYYRQSSQKDGMHIGEPTDLEWLNVYPLGMEKMVTYVMDRYNNIPMFITENGYGEEDNPNITVEELHHDVKRVEYMDHYLDALLRAVRKGADVRGYFTWSLLDNFEWNFGYTIRFGIHHVDYTTLKRTPKLSASWYKQFIAKHTINPIKPKSDQEQFQY; encoded by the exons ATGACTTCCCTCGGAGTGAACAGCTATCGGTTCTCAATTTCATGGGCAAGAATTTTACCTA AAGGGAAATTGGGAAATGTCAATTTGGATGGCATTAACTTCTACAACAAGCTTATTGATGGTCTCCTACATAAAG GAATCCAACCATTTGTAACGTTGACCCATTTTGATATTCCTCAAGAACTCGAGGAGAAGTATGGAGGTTGGCTCAGTCCCAAATCACA GGAGGAATTTGCATATTTTGCTGAAATCTGTTTTAAGTTCTTCGGAGATAGGGTCAAGTACTGGGCCACCTTCAATGAGCCAAATTGCCAAGTGATAATGGGGTACCGCACAGGTGAATTCCCACCGTCGCGTTGCTCAGGTCCCTTTGGAAATTGTACTCATGGGGATTCAGAGAGGGAGCCCTTTGTAGCAGCCCATAATATTATTCTAGCACATGCAGCTGCTGTTCaaaattatagaacaaaattcCAG AAAGAACAAGAAGGTAGCATTGGGATTGTCTTACATGCCGCCTGGTTTGAACCCATTAGCAACTCCACACCAGACAAGCTGGCAGCTGAAAGAGCCCAATCCTTCTTTTTGAACTG GTTCTTGGACCCAATAATATTCAGAGATTATCCAGCAGAGATGAAAGAAATTCTAGGATCTATCTTGCCAGAATTTTCAAACAATGATAGGGAAATGCTAAAGAATGGATTGGATTTTATTGGCATCAACCAGTACACCAGTTACTACGTCCAAGACTGCATTTCCTCCATATGTGAACCTGGACCAGGGGTGACCAAGACAGAAGGTTATTACCGACAAAGTTCACAGAAAGATGGCATGCACATTGGAGAACCT ACTGATTTGGAATGGCTAAATGTTTACCCACTGGGAATGGAGAAAATGGTTACCTATGTAATGGACAGATACAATAACATACCCATGTTCATTACAGAAAATG GGTATGGCGAGGAGGACAATCCAAATATCACCGTAGAAGAGCTTCACCACGATGTTAAAAGAGTAGAGTACATGGACCACTACTTAGATGCACTCTTGAGAGCAGTAAG GAAAGGAGCAGATGTGAGGGGTTACTTTACCTGGTCCTTGCTTGACAACTTTGAGTGGAATTTTGGATATACAATAAGGTTCGGAATCCACCATGTTGACTATACCACGCTGAAGAGAACCCCAAAATTATCAGCAAGTTGGTACAAACAGTTCATTGCAAAGCATACGATCAATCCCATAAAACCAAAGAGTGATCAGGAACAGTTCCAGTATTAA
- the LOC115988606 gene encoding beta-glucosidase 46-like isoform X1, producing the protein MGILILLQKVFFLLEMFLLPLLILCDLQALKSTVQSPFPTNFLFGTASSSYQFEGAYLSDGKGLNNWDVYTHKPGTIIDGSNGDVAVDHYHLYPEDIDLMTSLGVNSYRFSISWARILPKGKLGNVNLDGINFYNKLIDGLLHKGIQPFVTLTHFDIPQELEEKYGGWLSPKSQEEFAYFAEICFKFFGDRVKYWATFNEPNCQVIMGYRTGEFPPSRCSGPFGNCTHGDSEREPFVAAHNIILAHAAAVQNYRTKFQKEQEGSIGIVLHAAWFEPISNSTPDKLAAERAQSFFLNWFLDPIIFRDYPAEMKEILGSILPEFSNNDREMLKNGLDFIGINQYTSYYVQDCISSICEPGPGVTKTEGYYRQSSQKDGMHIGEPTDLEWLNVYPLGMEKMVTYVMDRYNNIPMFITENGYGEEDNPNITVEELHHDVKRVEYMDHYLDALLRAVRKGADVRGYFTWSLLDNFEWNFGYTIRFGIHHVDYTTLKRTPKLSASWYKQFIAKHTINPIKPKSDQEQFQY; encoded by the exons ATGGGAATTCTAATACTACTTCAAAAGGTTTTCTTTCTGTTAGAGATGTTCCTATTACCTCTCTTAATATTATGTGATCTCCAAGCTCTTAAGAGCACGGTTCAATCTCCATTCCCCACAAACTTTCTCTTTGGCACTGCCTCCTCTTCTTATCAG TTCGAAGGCGCTTACTTGAGTGATGGTAAAGGTTTGAACAATTGGGATGTTTACACTCACAAACCAG GTACCATAATTGATGGAAGCAATGGGGATGTTGCTGTGGATCATTATCATCTTTATCCA GAAGACATAGATCTAATGACTTCCCTCGGAGTGAACAGCTATCGGTTCTCAATTTCATGGGCAAGAATTTTACCTA AAGGGAAATTGGGAAATGTCAATTTGGATGGCATTAACTTCTACAACAAGCTTATTGATGGTCTCCTACATAAAG GAATCCAACCATTTGTAACGTTGACCCATTTTGATATTCCTCAAGAACTCGAGGAGAAGTATGGAGGTTGGCTCAGTCCCAAATCACA GGAGGAATTTGCATATTTTGCTGAAATCTGTTTTAAGTTCTTCGGAGATAGGGTCAAGTACTGGGCCACCTTCAATGAGCCAAATTGCCAAGTGATAATGGGGTACCGCACAGGTGAATTCCCACCGTCGCGTTGCTCAGGTCCCTTTGGAAATTGTACTCATGGGGATTCAGAGAGGGAGCCCTTTGTAGCAGCCCATAATATTATTCTAGCACATGCAGCTGCTGTTCaaaattatagaacaaaattcCAG AAAGAACAAGAAGGTAGCATTGGGATTGTCTTACATGCCGCCTGGTTTGAACCCATTAGCAACTCCACACCAGACAAGCTGGCAGCTGAAAGAGCCCAATCCTTCTTTTTGAACTG GTTCTTGGACCCAATAATATTCAGAGATTATCCAGCAGAGATGAAAGAAATTCTAGGATCTATCTTGCCAGAATTTTCAAACAATGATAGGGAAATGCTAAAGAATGGATTGGATTTTATTGGCATCAACCAGTACACCAGTTACTACGTCCAAGACTGCATTTCCTCCATATGTGAACCTGGACCAGGGGTGACCAAGACAGAAGGTTATTACCGACAAAGTTCACAGAAAGATGGCATGCACATTGGAGAACCT ACTGATTTGGAATGGCTAAATGTTTACCCACTGGGAATGGAGAAAATGGTTACCTATGTAATGGACAGATACAATAACATACCCATGTTCATTACAGAAAATG GGTATGGCGAGGAGGACAATCCAAATATCACCGTAGAAGAGCTTCACCACGATGTTAAAAGAGTAGAGTACATGGACCACTACTTAGATGCACTCTTGAGAGCAGTAAG GAAAGGAGCAGATGTGAGGGGTTACTTTACCTGGTCCTTGCTTGACAACTTTGAGTGGAATTTTGGATATACAATAAGGTTCGGAATCCACCATGTTGACTATACCACGCTGAAGAGAACCCCAAAATTATCAGCAAGTTGGTACAAACAGTTCATTGCAAAGCATACGATCAATCCCATAAAACCAAAGAGTGATCAGGAACAGTTCCAGTATTAA